A genomic region of Palaemon carinicauda isolate YSFRI2023 chromosome 11, ASM3689809v2, whole genome shotgun sequence contains the following coding sequences:
- the LOC137650030 gene encoding uncharacterized protein, giving the protein MRFALLAVFALASSALAAPATSTGSCALQCTSPKSFAYQTGKSYVYDYSIDTSTALVGVADDDAKLRITAQANIDVTGPCDYILRVSNVNMEGSSHVSELAEALTKYSLKFSFQDGMIENICSDVSEPKWVLNIKRGLLSTFQNTMTYHEAENVQEMDISGVCKTHYKTVTEGDIVHVEKITDLSSCSLRPDFPSIISTSYSTDSPIQNFPLLKTVNKCRQDIQGGIIKGVECEEIYESRPFTSERGLAITKVKTTMILLSEDTILPIPEFEFFRQTLVYDDTVSDIPKIQIERVKEILSDLVVLSQDEIHAEFPAVFSELVNALKKLDHSQMSQLFSVATEGLPRKFLVDAMPLVGTPDATVLVSKMILEKEMNAIEADIWFTSLAFYKNPAKQMISAIAPLLEQTPSQKALLGTSALINNYCKIDVECEIQPEIQNVIRLIENQIGAGCRTVSDEEKTKVLVALKALGNAGRWVNAKSTLQACYREENAMEIRVAALDAWRHTPCEYDRSDILRLFQDESFDPELRIAAYLSLMSCPTPTLINIVKERLTSEGVNQVGSFIWTHMTNMQESAAPEKEWMHEMIGEENLQKKFSTEALKFSRNYESSIFTNVLNVGASVESNIIFNSKSYLPRSGMLNLTMDLFGESINFLEVGGRIEGFEAYIERFFGSNGYFPEEHIEKVLKHMRSASEAESTTLEGFLDKLTDEPEGSYYLRVFGHELHYHHFNGLENLITSPGSKSPLDFLMDLIRKGNVDYTKSFQVMDSHLHIPTISGLPLILDSKVTGTIKLEMKGGFMAESMTNFKLEGRFHPSAALEVDGHMIIDANVAKAGVKLSSTLHSSTFIDGKIHIADSKLVDIAINTPKEKVEFIDVKGEYIYIIDSQEVKKEAGEKTVYEECSNGIIGMTLCGTLKHTPTTEIFPIGPFEAKMYLQKTDTQTGYIFHFMQDTERTELVIDTPGSQKDNKFSMIITNSESAIEFDISTPMKSVKGSLEYIWTYTNKNIKGIMTIDNGEHYAVEAGLLKTVDEVTTYQPSLVITLPIGEVLNIKGISKTKLEYYDSIISSKIDVSYKWGSQQMIHLELDASKKLTESINVFSLHGAIDPTQFAQLKSSVDVTLSNTENQQFKTQVKAVLNGQSYILEGMLQDNSAESNNIIADATLVSPSLEIKAGLGINYGSDTYSLDLKTAVNGQNYGLKIDLTKASLVIDANIIRHILLGAYLSSNEGVAKLHITCEWNKDVDPTAVFLFDGQISQDEVKVHVKLAEKEGNVLGKLLARGLELEGNWDDKKVTAVIGYTLGETKSLTISVQTPFTGFEKQDFTASITLKDNEISGRIVCTWQNTQQIALNLAGKLSPGLLKNALHTEVLFSSSFEGFEQLSFKLNHEMENLSIKSSIIASWDKMLLKSIFEVVPKPDGYESSLTVESPFSENLLITLNYVLNGKDITSIIEGKYGNTVATAALKGHIDLAHVHNVILSLQIALPSIPDITANINYKFDWAELQFIFEGVMGENKVMLNVNGDLVISPTTKFNGNLRFITPFTYPISATIVHANDGNSFESKLELTRFWSDYGTLKVHSEGHFLPADKLFLVELITPATKASVSLTHRISDQKLFSALDINLNGESLSVKVNGMLDLAKTKGNLELKIISTLKELNDIKLIIDTIKEDTKRTSKIILAKGEQSVTIDHILTATDTLNWENIVNINDQYKLRNTQVFTASLLAHEMECVWDQKTIHLTLQVDKKSSDNSQIIDGLISLVTPWTDNMKGEIHHENDGIEYNSVVTIEYAPGKKIELQNIIKTAKILYSKSILMTPFTETLGYEITVDLSSKKAVSLELSWGSKQITFDIAVEVITGKLDGSMKINSTYLDTPITADVAYDIISPTKSIYLLATYINKLEVKGLFSGDISKGDYSLLLNLPVEVFKHIELSGNWTFELGKASVDAKAIIDTLQDTMLHIDYDIQTQKEVSIKVAYGSKVIQLIAQLKEQVIALDLITPFKGWEHLKISIFLSGSAIDVTVSKNNLDLTIKGTFHIKSTKGKATLALTTPFENYEAISAELLYSLRGPIKYIEVKSSIPAGDLKLTGEIDVSKDLAPAIKLLFVSPFDVVKRIGGEASWDLRSDKKTAQVQVYKNDLLYQWELEVSIESAVAGYIKSKIVTPLPGMTTVTVEGTLDFTKTPYEFKFALDKDGTLTKFAGYFNLSDKGFSCQLLTPFTGWEAIAITGKYDMLEDQVTGTFEISKDSDKYSLDADILFNMNTPKIHISMKTPIDFIANTELIFDSSLTEPQKTMHVILKVNDATFNLDVEGQIIHKTAYIKILARTPISGISIIDAQAKYDFTKQVKTAEIDFKIGNDSQRIYIETKVSKNRLQIQLQTPLIAFEMAKIVLDYNVQRNEYLASTSYIQGVEQFEYSLKVAMTEKSLDLALVTPTETLKTLTVSMNYELLENGVIAVLSAQKNEEKYEIKISGSFKPLESSLLVGIITPMEGWKSLTLDCKYDMISERKVAKFLIQKEELKKQVTIEGQFTPKAGFISIETPVEGFEVLASSYTLNIDEVNMNMDASIKIVKNSEEWAFSAQGQYSNNKMTIRFQTPFEDFKVIALDGEIDLEKKIANLVSELGSYKFTAKVSYAIDNLLIELTTPFDLLKILSVGFAFEISETQREATLNMVYNEEKYNVTGILILTPQISKISIEATTPFAGFKKVISSLKYDTTNKDELIFAELSLDQSEYSFKIGAQMSETVGTILCNFTSTLPGFTHVQLFANAQWNPEEKGFEVSLGKEDNLKAFDIIGKLSGFTEGSLIIRTPLTGMEEMGGQFKLVAWEKLEGSLDIVLPSTLVPKIHGDINLLLKDKILGEINLLIADESFSMKLDLVGKSLEDGYTGKIEIDTPIHVLSKVVLDGNLKLKTWTSLQTHLKAQLPSGTYEMDLKGDFVLRNSAFLFNLETTIMGINRKITLESKYASLNDLEMLVAIVLDDQSHKIFGKLNAASNSISSNISIESTLIEGKKEISFVISLPTSSKKHLSCIVTVITALKHSMSVDIDFTNEVEASLLIDSPIFPKIAAMLKINTEAASLSIETPQGNHLLTLSWQILPGDYAFTAQLMSPLLPDTYSVNMLLKSEKNNLKFKSELAVGSVQHIIEGSVSVTESSADISLGIETPFMNIGKATLAVSLKFAASVEMNITASIKDQTNTFDLVYDEDNRSFIVQVTSPLIPTGMAKCEGKIIGDTTKDMKMKITLQNSEKTISGVLHVKVLNGDNMKTELIITTPFKGFRKMKFGAEYVKNEDTAVIFFIEKPIKGLAKLLIRSTEKELMTSLNVETSTQLVKKIMAEVKIPFTAIAPRMSTEAVINGLFYGGNLSFRMTPPYELGVAYNLADKSTGYFHIRTDSSFFSLLL; this is encoded by the exons ATGAGGTTCGCTCTACTCGCCGTGTTTGCTTTAGCCTCTTCGGCTTTGGCAG CACCAGCAACTTCTACAGGCTCCTGTGCGCTTCAGTGCACGAGTCCAAAATCGTTCGCGTATCAAACAG GAAAGAGTTATGTGTATGATTACTCCATCGACACTTCAACTGCTCTTGTTGGTGTTGCTGACGATGACGCCAAGCTCCGAATCACGGCTCAAGCCAACATTGATGTCACCGGTCCCTGCGATTATATCCTTAGG GTGAGCAACGTAAACATGGAAGGGTCAAGTCATGTTAGCGAACTTGCCGAAGCTTTGACCAAGTATTCCTTGAAATTCTCCTTCCAAGATGGCATGATTGAAAACATCTGCAGTGACGTTTCAGAGCCTAAATGGGTCCTGAACATAAAGAGAGGTCTCCTATCCACCTTCCAGAACACCATGACCTATCATGAAGCAGAG AATGTGCAAGAAATGGACATCTCTGGTGTTTGCAAAACACACTATAAGACTGTGACCGAGGGAGATATCGTCCACGTCGAAAAGATCACAGATCTTTCTTCCTGCAGCCTCAGACCAGACTTCCCCTCCATTATTAGCACAAGCTACAGCACTGATTCTCCCATCCAGAACTTCCCTCTTCTCAAGACAGTAAACAAGTGCCGCCAGGACATACAAGGTGGTATCATAAAGGGTGTTGAGTGTGAGGAAATCTACGAGTCTCGCCCATTCACCTCCGAGAGAGGCCTAGCCATCACCAAGGTTAAAACTACAATGATTCTCCTTTCTGAGGATACAATTTTACCCATACCAG AGTTTGAATTCTTCCGCCAAACACTGGTATATGATGACACCGTTTCCGATATCCCCAAGATCCAGATTGAGAGAGTTAAAGAGATCTTGAGTGATTTGGTTGTTCTTTCTCAAGATGAAATTCATGCAGAGTTTCCAGCTGTGTTCTCTGAGCTTGTGAACGCCCTCAAGAAACTTGACCATTCTCAGATGAGTCAGCTCTTCTCCGTTGCAACTGAAGGTCTTCCTCGTAAGTTCCTGGTTGATGCCATGCCACTGGTTGGAACACCAGACGCCACAGTACTTGTCAGTAAAATGATTCTCGAAAAGGAAATGAATGCTATTGAAGCAGATATTTGGTTCACGTCCCTGGCATTCTACAAGAACCCTGCTAAACAGATGATTAGTGCCATTGCT ccTCTGCTGGAGCAAACACCAAGTCAAAAGGCTCTGTTAGGAACATCTGCCTTAATAAACAATTACTGCAAAATCGATGTGGAGTGTGAAATTCAGCCTGAAATTCAGAATGTTATACGTCTAATCGAAAATCAGATTGGAGCTGGCTGTCGAACTGTCAGTGATGAGGAAAAGACTAAGGTCTTGGTTGCTCTGAAAGCACTTGGAAATGCTGGTCGCTGGGTTAATGCAAAGTCCACCTTACAAGCATGTTACAGAGAGGAAAATGCCATGGAAATTCGTGTTGCTGCTTTGGACGCTTGGAGACACACTCCTTGTGAGTATGATCGATCAGACATCCTAAGACTTTTCCAAGATGAATCCTTTGACCCAGAACTACGTATTGCTGCCTACCTTTCCCTCATGTCTTGCCCCACACCAACTCTAATTAACATTGTAAAAGAGAGACTCACATCAGAAGGTGTTAACCAAGTTGGATCTTTCATTTGGACTCACATGACTAACATGCAAGAATCAGCAGCCCCTGAAAAAGAATGGATGCATGAAATGATTGGtgaagaaaatcttcaaaagaaatttaGCACAGAAGCATTGAAATTCTCTCGCAATTATGAATCATCAATCTTTACAAATGTTCTAAATGTTGGAGCCTCTGTCGAAAGCAATATCATTTTCAATAGCAAGTCATACCTTCCTCGTTCAGGCATGCTTAATCTTACAATGGATCTTTTTGGAGAATCTATCAATTTCCTAGAGGTTGGTGGTAGGATTGAAGGATTTGAAGCCTATATTGAAAGATTCTTTGGATCAAATGGATATTTCCCAGAAGAACACATTGAGAAAGTCCTTAAGCACATGAGGTCCGCATCTGAAGCAGAATCAACCACATTGGAGGGTTTTTTGGACAAGTTAACAGATGAGCCTGAAGGATCATATTACCTAAGAGTTTTTGGCCATGagcttcattatcatcatttcaatGGTCTAGAAAATTTGATCACGTCTCCTGGTAGCAAAAGCCCATTGGACTTTTTGATGGACCTTATTCGTAAAGGCAATGTCGATTACACCAAGTCTTTCCAAGTCATGGACTCTCATTTGCACATTCCAACCATCTCAGGATTACCATTGATTCTTGATTCCAAGGTGACAGGTACAATTAAACTTGAAATGAAAGGAGGTTTCATGGCTGAAAGTATGACAAATTTCAAGCTTGAGGGTCGTTTCCATCCTTCGGCGGCTTTAGAAGTTGATGGGCATATGATTATTGATGCAAATGTAGCAAAAGCAGGCGTCAAACTATCATCTACTCTCCATTCCTCTACATTCATCGATGGCAAAATTCATATTGCCGACAGCAAACTAGTTGACATCGCTATAAATACACCAAAAGAGAAAGTTGAATTTATTGATGTTAAAGGTGAATATATCTACATCATAGACAGTCAAGAAGTTAAAAAAGAAGCTGGAGAGAAAACTGTATATGAAGAATGCTCAAATGGAATCATAGGTATGACTCTCTGTGGTACACTGAAACACACACCAACGACTGAAATATTCCCAATTGGACCATTTGAGGCCAAAATGTACCTGCAAAAGACTGACACCCAGACAGGCTATATCTTCCATTTCATGCAAGATACAGAAAGAACGGAATTAGTCATTGACACTCCTGGATCACAAAAGGATAACAAATTTTCCATGATCATTACCAACAGTGAATCTGCAATTGAATTTGATATTTCTACCCCAATGAAATCTGTCAAAGGAAGTTTGGAGTATATTTGGACATACACTAATAAGAACATTAAAGGTATAATGACAATAGATAATGGTGAACATTATGCAGTGGAAGCTGGTCTTCTTAAAACAGTTGATGAAGTTACAACATACCAGCCCTCTTTGGTTATAACACTTCCAATTGGAGAAGTTCTGAATATCAAAGGAATTTCTAAAACTAAATTAGAGTACTATGATTCGATAATTTCAAGTAAGATTGATGTTTCTTACAAATGGGGAAGCCAGCAAATGATTCATTTGGAACTTGATGCCAGTAAGAAGCTTACTGAATCTATAAATGTATTTTCCCTCCACGGTGCCATAGATCCAACACAATTTGCTCAGCTAAAGTCCTCGGTAGATGTAACTCTTTCCAATACTGAAAATCAGCAATTCAAAACACAG GTAAAGGCTGTTCTCAATGGACAATCCTACATCTTAGAAGGAATGCTACAAGACAATTCTGCAGAATCAAATAATATTATTGCAGATGCAACACTAGTCTCTCCAAGTCTTGAAATCAAAGCTGGCCTAGGAATAAATTATGGCTCTGATACATATTCCCTTGATCTAAAGACAGCAGTTAATGGtcaaaattatggcttgaaaatcGATCTAACCAAAGCTTCTCTCGTAATTGACGCTAACATCATTCGCCACATTCTCTTAGGAGCTTAT CTTTCGTCAAACGAAGGAGTAGCAAAACTACACATCACTTGTGAATGGAACAAAGATGTCGACCCAACAGCTGTGTTCCTATTTGATGGACAGATCTCACAAGATGAAGTAAAAGTCCATGTTAA GCTTGCTGAGAAAGAAGGAAATGTCTTGGGCAAGTTGCTAGCACGTGGACTTGAGTTGGAAGGCAACTGGGATGACAAAAAGGTAACTGCAGTTATCGGCTACACATTAGGTGAGACAAAATCCCTCACTATTTCAGTCCAAACACCTTTCACTGGATTTGAGAAACAAGATTTCACAGCCTCCATAACTTTGAAAGACAATGAAATTTCTGGCCGCATAGTGTGTACTTGGCAGAACACTCAGCAGATTGCTCTAAATCTTGCTGGAAAACTATCTCCTGGTTTATTGAAAAATGCTTTGCATACTGAAGTTTTGTTTAGCAGCAGTTTTGAAGGGTTTGAGCAGCTTAGCTTTAAACTTAACCATGAAATGGAAAACCTATCTATCAAGTCAAGCATAATCGCTTCCTGGGATAAAATGTTACTAAAATCTATTTTCGAGGTTGTTCCCAAGCCTGATGGATATGAATCATCTCTCACAGTTGAATCTCCCTTTTCTGAAAATCTTCTTATTACTCTAAACTATGTATTGAATGGAAAGGACATAACATCCATAATTGAAGGTAAATACGGCAATACAGTTGCTACTGCTGCCCTTAAGGGCCACATCGACCTTGCACATGTGCATAATGTCATTCTATCTCTTCAAATTGCTCTTCCTTCCATCCCAGATATCACTGCTAATATCAATTACAAATTTGATTGGGCTGAACTCCAGTTCATCTTTGAAGGAGTAATGGGAGAAAACAAAGTTATGTTAAATGTAAATGGAGACCTTGTTATAAGCCCAACAACTAAATTCAATGGAAATCTGCGATTTATTACCCCATTCACATACCCCATCAGTGCAACAATTGTTCATGCTAATGATGGTAACTCCTTTGAATCTAAGCTTGAGTTGACAAGGTTCTGGTCAGATTATGGCACTTTGAAGGTCCATTCCGAAGGTCATTTCTTACCCGCAGACAAACTATTTTTGGTCGAGCTTATTACCCCTGCTACTAAGGCATCAGTTTCATTGACCCATAGAATTTCTGATCAAAAATTATTCTCGGCATTGGATATCAATCTTAATGGTGAGAGTTTAAGTGTCAAGGTGAATGGTATGCTGGACTTAGCCAAAACCAAAGGAAACTTGGAATTAAAGATAATTTCAACACTTAAAGAATTAAATgacataaaattaataattgaTACTATCAAAGAAGATACAAAGAGGACCAGTAAAATAATTTTAGCAAAGGGTGAACAATCAGTAACTATTGACCATATCCTAACAGCCACTGACACTCTGAACTGGGAAAATATTGTCAATATCAATGATCAGTACAAGCTCAGAAATACTCAAGTATTCACTGCCTCTTTGTTAGCACACGAGATGGAATGTGTCTGGGATCAGAAGACTATTCACTTAACACTTCAAGTTGACAAAAAGAGCAGCGACAACTCCCAAATCATAGATGGTCTCATTTCCCTTGTAACACCTTGGACTGACAACATGAAAGGGGAAATTCACCATGAAAATGATGGTATTGAGTATAATTCAGTAGTTACTATTGAATATGCCCCTGGAAAAAAGATTGAACTACAAAATATCATCAAAACTGCTAAGATCCTTTACTCTAAATCCATTTTAATGACACCATTCACTGAAACTCTGGGCTACGAAATTACAGTAGATCTCTCTTCAAAGAAAGCAGTATCACTTGAACTCTCTTGGGGTTCTAAACAAATAACTTTTGATATTGCTGTTGAAGTAATTACAGGAAAACTTGATGGAAGCATGAAAATTAATTCAACTTATCTGGACACCCCAATCACTGCTGATGTAGCTTATGATATAATTTCACCAACAAAAAGTATCTACCTCCTTGCTACATATATCAACAAACTAGAAGTAAAAGGATTGTTTTCCGGAGATATCAGTAAAGGAGATTATTCTCTCTTATTGAACCTCCCTGTGGAAGTTTTCAAGCACATTGAATTAAGTGGAAATTGGACCTTTGAGCTTGGTAAAGCAAGTGTTGATGCTAAAGCCATCATAGATACATTACAAGATACCATGCTTCACATTGATTATGATATTCAGACTCAGAAAGAAGTTTCTATTAAGGTAGCTTATGGCTCTAAAGTTATACAGCTTATTGCTCAGCTTAAAGAACAAGTCATAGCACTCGACTTGATAACTCCTTTTAAAGGGTGGGAACATCTGAAGATATCAATTTTCCTAAGTGGATCAGCCATTGATGTTACTGTCTCAAAGAATAATCTAGATCTAACTATCAAAGGAACTTTCCACATCAAATCCACAAAAGGAAAAGCAACCTTAGCTTTAACAACGCCttttgagaactatgaagcgatTTCTGCTGAATTACTTTATTCTCTACGTGGACCTATCAAGTATATTGAAGTAAAATCATCTATCCCTGCCGGAGACTTGAAATTAACTGGTGAGATTGATGTTTCAAAGGATTTAGCTCCTGCCATTAAATTACTCTTTGTCTCCCCATTTGATGTCGTGAAAAGGATTGGAGGAGAAGCATCCTGGGATTTGAGAAGTGACAAGAAAACAGCCCAGGTACAGGTTTATAAGAATGATCTTCTTTATCAATGGGAGCTGGAAGTATCCATTGAAAGTGCTGTTGCCGGATACATTAAGTCTAAAATCGTTACCCCATTGCCAGGAATGACCACTGTTACAGTTGAAGGGACTCTCGATTTTACAAAAACACCCTATGAATTCAAGTTTGCTCTGGATAAAGATGGAACCCTTACCAAATTTGCAGGCTATTTTAATCTTTCCGACAAAGGATTCAGCTGTCAACTTTTGACACCCTTTACTGGATGGGAAGCAATTGCAATTACAGGAAAGTATGATATGCTTGAGGACCAGGTAACTGGAACATTTGAAATCAGCAAAGATTCTGATAAATACTCTCTTGATGCAGATATCCTTTTCAACATGAACACTCCAAAAATTCATATCTCAATGAAAACACCAATTGATTTTATTGCCAACACTGAGTTAATATTTGACTCAAGTTTAACTGAACCACAGAAAACTATGCATGTGATTCTTAAAGTTAATGATGCAACATTCAATCTGGACGTTGAAGGTCAGATCATTCATAAAACTGCATATATAAAGATTCTGGCAAGGACTCCTATTTCTGGAATTAGTATCATAGATGCTCAAGCAAAGTATGACTTCACAAAACAAGTCAAAACTGCAGAAATTGATTTCAAAATTGGAAATGACTCTCAACGTATCTATATTGAGACCAAAGTATCAAAAAATAGACTTCAAATTCAGCTTCAAACTCCTCTCATAGCCTTTGAAATGGCCAAAATCGTACTTGATTATAATGTTCAGCGTAATGAATATTTAGCTTCAACTTCATATATTCAAGGTGTAGAACAATTTGAATACAGTTTGAAAGTAGCCATGACGGAAAAAAGCCTTGATTTAGCATTAGTCACCCCTACTGAAACACTGAAAACCTTGACTGTCAGCATGAATTATGAACTTCTTGAAAATGGTGTCATAGCTGTTCTATCTGctcaaaaaaatgaagaaaaatatgaaataaaaattagtgGAAGTTTCAAGCCTTTAGAGTCAAGTCTCCTAGTTGGAATTATAACACCCATGGAGGGATGGAAATCTTTAACTCTTGACTGCAAATATGATATGATATCAGAGAGGAAGGTTGCTAAATTTCTAATCCAAAAAGAAGAACTGAAAAAACAAGTTACAATTGAAGGACAATTTACACCTAAGGCTGGGTTTATATCAATTGAAACTCCAGTTGAGGGTTTCGAGGTCTTGGCAAGTTCATATACTTTGAATATTGATGAAGTTAACATGAATATGGATGCCAGCATTAAGATAGTCAAGAACTCCGAAGAATGGGCCTTCTCTGCACAGGGACAGTATTCCAATAACAAGATGACAATAAGATTCCAAACTCCATTTGAGGATTTCAAAGTTATTGCTCTCGATGGTGAAATAGATTTAGAAAAGAAGATAGCTAATCTTGTTAGTGAACTGGGCTCTTATAAGTTTACAGCTAAAGTATCATATGCAATTGATAACTTACTCATTGAGCTTACTACCCCATTTGATCTTCTGAAAATCCTTTCTGTTGGATTTGCGTTTGAAATATCTGAAACTCAAAGGGAAGCTACACTAAACAtggtttataatgaagagaaatacaATGTCACTGGAATTCTAATCTTAACACCCCAAATCTCCAAAATCTCCATCGAAGCAACAACTCCTTTTGCAGGATTTAAAAAGGTTATTTCCTCACTAAAGTATGACACAACCAACAAGGATGAACTTATTTTTGCTGAGCTATCACTTGATCAGTCTGAATACTCTTTCAAGATTGGAGCACAAATGAGTGAAACTGTTGGAACAATCCTTTGTAATTTCACATCCACTTTGCCAGGATTTACTCATGTTCAACTGTTTGCAAATGCACAATGGAATCCTGAGGAAAAAGGATTTGAAGTTTCATTGGGAAAGGAAGATAACCTCAAAGCTTTTGATATCATTGGAAAATTAAGCGGATTCACAGAAGGCTCACTCATTATTCGTACACCATTGACTGGTATGGAGGAGATGGGAGGACAGTTTAAACTTGTTGCTTGGGAAAAACTTGAAGGAAGCCTTGATATTGTTCTTCCATCCACTTTAGTACCTAAAATTCACGGCGATATAAATCTTCTCTTAAAAGACAAAATACTAGGTGAAATTAACCTCCTAATTGCTGATGAATCATTCTCTATGAAATTGGATTTGGTTGGAAAATCACTAGAAGATGGATACACGGGCAAAATAGAGATAGATACACCCATTCACGTCTTGTCTAAAGTTGTATTAGATGGAAACCTCAAACTAAAGACTTGGACTTCTTTACAGACACACTTAAAGGCTCAACTACCATCTGGTACTTATGAGATGGATTTGAAAGGTGATTTTGTTTTAAGAAATTCTGCATTCCTTTTCAATTTAGAAACTACAATTATGGGCATTAACCGCAAAATTACTCTTGAATCCAAATATGCTTCACTTAATGACTTGGAAATGTTGGTTGCTATTGTTCTAGATGATCAAAGCCATAAAATATTTGGGAAACTGAATGCTGCTTCAAATAGCATTTCCAGTAATATTTCAATTGAATCAACATTGATAGAAGGTAAGAAAGAGATTTCATTTGTTATTTCACTCCCTACATCTTCGAAAAAACATCTATCATGCATCGTTACAGTAATCACTGCATTAAAGCATTCTATGTCAGTAGATATTGATTTTACCAATGAAGTCGAGGCTAGTTTGCTCATTGATTCTCCAATTTTCCCAAAAATAGCTGCAATGCTCAAAATCAATACTGAGGCGGCCAGCCTTTCAATTGAAACAcctcagggaaatcatttgttaaCATTATCTTGGCAAATCTTGCCAGGGGACTATGCTTTTACTGCTCAACTCATGTCTCCATTGCTGCCAGACACATATTCAGTTAACATGCTCCTTAAAAGTGAAAAGAAcaacttgaaatttaaatctgagtTAGCTGTAGGAAGTGTACAGCATATTATCGAAGGTTCTGTCTCAGTAACAGAATCTAGTGCAGATATTTCTCTGGGTATTGAAACGCCTTTCATGAACATTGGCAAGGCAACATTGGCTGTCTCCCTGAAATTTGCTGCTAGTGTTGAAATGAACATCACAGCATCCATCAAAGATCAGACCAACACTTTTGACCTGGTTTATGATGAAGATAACAGGTCTTTCATCGTTCAAGTTACATCACCCTTAATTCCTACTGGAATGGCTAAGTGTGAAGGAAAAATTATTGGTGATACAACCAAGGACATGAAGATGAAAATTACCCTTCAGAACAGTGAGAAAACCATCTCAGGTGTCCTACATGTCAAGGTCTTGAATGGGGACAATATGAAGACTGAACTCATCATAACTACGCCATTCAAGGGATTCCGCAAGATGAAATTTGGAGCTGAATATGTGAAAAATGAAGACACagctgttattttctttattgagaAACCAATTAAGGGTTTAGCTAAACTTTTAATCAGGAGCACTGAAAAAGAATTGATGACCTCCTTAAATGTTGAAACTTCGACTCAGCTAGTGAAGAAGATAATGGCTGAAGTGAAGATACCTTTCACTGCCATTGCACCACGAATGTCTACTGAGGCAGTGATTAATGGCCTGTTTTACGGCGGCAATCTTTCCTTCAGAATGACTCCTCCTTATGAACTTGGAGTCGCATACAACTTGGCAGACAAATCTACTGGATACTTCCACATTAGAACAGACTCCTCTTTCTTTTCACTGTTACTTTAG
- the LOC137649285 gene encoding uncharacterized protein, translating to MVTDTDREEIKVVLSKMKNGKLTGPDEIQEEVWKCLWEFVVDMLWDLMKKIHRMWRDSFLIPIFKEKGDVQNYNNYKAIKVLPHTMKLWERIIECKIKEETEIGGEQFGFMPGRSTTDALIALKQLMEKYREGQKESHTRPGPSKKTFEKKMDVAEMRMLRWMAGITTLDRVRDDLVLGTTKVTEVSKKIQEKRLLVWACKEERPGVCWEEVVGDGCSR from the exons ATGGTAACAGATACAGATAGAGAAGAGATTAAGGTTGTCCTTagcaagatgaaaaatggaaaacttacgggacctgatgagatccAAGAGGAAGTCTGGAAATGTTTGTGGGAATTTGTAgtggatatgctgtgggatctgatgaaaaagatacaccgAATGTGGAGGGATAGttttttaatacccatattcaaagaaaaaggggatgtacaaaattataataactataaggCAATCAAAGTCCTTCCACATACcatgaagctttgggaaaggattatagagtGTAAGATAAAGGAAGAGACCGAAATTGGAGgagagcagtttggatttatgccaggcagaagcacgacGGATGCATTGATTGCACTAAAacagttgatggaaaaatatagagaaggccaaaaggaatCACATACa AGACCTGGTCCATCAAAAAAgacctttgagaagaaaatggatgttgcagagatgagaatgctaagatggatggctgggatcacgacaCTGGACAGGGTTAGGGATGACTTGGTACTGGGAACAACTAaagttacagaggtgtcaaagaaaatccaagaaaagagactactgGTTTGGGCATGTAAGGAGGAGAGACcgggagtatgttgggaggaggttgtaggagatggatgttccaggtag